ACTGTTAAAAAATATCCAAAAATTACTGAAGTTGAAGTAAAGAAATTGGAGGAGTTATAAAATGCCGAAAAAATTATATTTAGATAAACAATCAGTTGACTTTTATGAAAAAGTCAAAGAAATTAGTGGAGAGACCATCACTTTATGTGATCAGTGTGGAACCTGTTCAGGCGGATGTCCTGTGATTGAACAGATGGATATTTCTCCTGCTCAATTAATGAGAATGGTTATGCTTGGCGATAAAGAAGTTATGGACACAAAAACAATGTGGTTATGTGCGACTTGTAATACTTGCACAGTTCGTTGTCCGCGAGAACTTGATGTTTCAAAAGTTGCCGAAGCATTGAGACAAATACGATTAAGACAATCAATTGATCAAGTAAAGATTGATGAAATTCCAAAAGATATATTGAGAGAATTGCCACAGATTGCAGTAGTTGGAGCTTTTAGAAGATTAACTTCATAAATAGAGAGGAATAAATAGATGAAAATACCTTATTATCCGGGATGTACATTAAAATCAGCAGCAAAACATTTTGAAAAATCTGCTATTGAAAGTGCTAAAAAGATAGGAGTTGAATTTGTAGAATTACCACGATGGAATTGTTGTGGAGTTGTTGCATCACTTGCTGATGATGATCTTATGCATCACCTGGCACCAATCAGAAATATGGTTCGTGTATTAGAGATGAATCGCGATGGATTAGTAGAAGACGAAAAACGATTACTAATGTTATGCTCAATGTGCTATAATACATTAAGCAGATCGAATAAACGAGTTAGTGAAAATTCAGAAGATTTAGATGCTATCAATGATTTTATGTATAAAGAAGAGATAGATTATGATGGCAGTGTTGAGACGGTTCACTTTTTGGAAATTATAAAAGAAATCGGATTTGATAAAGTAAAAAAAGCAGTAAAAAAATCATTAAAGAATTTAAAAGTTGCACCATATTACGGATGCATGTTACTCCGACCAAAAGAGGTGGGAATAGATGATCCGGAAACGCCGACAATTTTTGAAAACTTAATAAGTTCACTAACAGCTGAACCAATTAAATGGAACAATTCAAGAAGATGTTGCGGTAGTTTTTTAACTGTGGATAATGCAGATGTTGTGATTGAACTCGGTAGCGATATTTTAGAAGATGCAAAAAATTCAGGTGCTGATATAATTATTACAAGTTGTCCGCTATGTGCTTTTAATCTTGATAACAGACAGAAAAATATAAAAGAAAAATATCCGGATTTTAAAGAGATTCCTGTGGTATATTTTACACAATTGATGGCACTCGCATTTGGTTTGTCGGAAGAGGTGATGGGATTTGATGGAAATTTTATTGATCCGAGAAAATTACTAAAATCAAAAAAATTAATAAAATAGTATGAGGTATAGATAATGAGTGATAAACGAAAGATGTTAAGTGTTTTTATTATGGGTGAAGCACATGAAGTTCCGGAAGGTTCAACAATTCTTACGGCTTTTGAATATG
This genomic interval from Bacteroidota bacterium contains the following:
- a CDS encoding 4Fe-4S dicluster domain-containing protein, which encodes MPKKLYLDKQSVDFYEKVKEISGETITLCDQCGTCSGGCPVIEQMDISPAQLMRMVMLGDKEVMDTKTMWLCATCNTCTVRCPRELDVSKVAEALRQIRLRQSIDQVKIDEIPKDILRELPQIAVVGAFRRLTS
- a CDS encoding CoB--CoM heterodisulfide reductase iron-sulfur subunit B family protein; protein product: MKIPYYPGCTLKSAAKHFEKSAIESAKKIGVEFVELPRWNCCGVVASLADDDLMHHLAPIRNMVRVLEMNRDGLVEDEKRLLMLCSMCYNTLSRSNKRVSENSEDLDAINDFMYKEEIDYDGSVETVHFLEIIKEIGFDKVKKAVKKSLKNLKVAPYYGCMLLRPKEVGIDDPETPTIFENLISSLTAEPIKWNNSRRCCGSFLTVDNADVVIELGSDILEDAKNSGADIIITSCPLCAFNLDNRQKNIKEKYPDFKEIPVVYFTQLMALAFGLSEEVMGFDGNFIDPRKLLKSKKLIK